A window of Acidobacteriota bacterium genomic DNA:
CAACAAGTTTATGGTTGACGCATTCGGCATATCGGGATGTCACCGAATGAACGGCGTGATGATCGCGCGCGGCCAGGCTATCAGGCCCGGCTTCTGCTTTGACGCTGCAAGCATCTACGACATCGCGCCGACGCTGCTTTACTTGATGGACCAGAATGTTCCGGATGACATGGACGGGCGCGTGCTTCGCGAAGCGATCTCGGAAGAACACCTGAATGCCAATCCAGTAAGGCTAAGCGCTCAGGGCGCGAGCGAGCGGCAACCCGGCGAAATGGAATTCTCGCCCGAAGAGAACGCGGAAGTCATCGAGAGGCTAAAGCAACTGGGCTACATCGGCTGACATCGGCTTACGGCGGACGATTGCGAACATGGGAGTAAAGCAACGACTCAAAGAGGCGATACGAATTCCCGCGGAGTCCGTCCTAAAGGTCTACTTCGATAGCCTGACAGGAAACGATTTCGATCCGGAGAAGATAAGCCGCATCCTGGTCTTCGCGTATCACGGGCTGGGCAACTTCATAATGTTCACCTCGGCGCTGCGGCTGCTGCGAGAGCGCTATCCAACCGCGCGCATAGACCTTCAAGTTGGAAATAATACCGGCAGCGATGAGGTGCTCGCCGGAGCTGATCTGTTCGACAACATCTACAATCTTCCTTATGACGCAGGTCTCGGTTCGTGGCTGAGACGCGCGACAGAGATTCGCGACGCGGAGTACGACTTGACCGTCAGCGAGTTTCACAGTCATTCGTGGCCGCTGACCTTGTTGATAGCGGCGAGCGGCGCTCCCTACAGACTGGGACACGTCACCAGCCCAGGATGGTCGCCTCGCTTCAGCCGCTACAGTTTCGTCTTCAACCTCCCGGTTGCGATGCGCGAGGACGAGCACGAGATCGACCGATACCTCGACCTGGTCGCGGCGGTTGGAACGCGCAGGATCGCCGCTTCGGAAGCGAACACGTTCATCCACCTCACGAATGAAGACCGGGAGTTCGCGCGGCGCTTTCTGCAGGACGGCGGCATAAGCGGCGCACGCACGATCATCGGATTCCAGCCG
This region includes:
- the waaF gene encoding lipopolysaccharide heptosyltransferase II, which encodes MGVKQRLKEAIRIPAESVLKVYFDSLTGNDFDPEKISRILVFAYHGLGNFIMFTSALRLLRERYPTARIDLQVGNNTGSDEVLAGADLFDNIYNLPYDAGLGSWLRRATEIRDAEYDLTVSEFHSHSWPLTLLIAASGAPYRLGHVTSPGWSPRFSRYSFVFNLPVAMREDEHEIDRYLDLVAAVGTRRIAASEANTFIHLTNEDREFARRFLQDGGISGARTIIGFQPGTSPAMRWKQWPIERYRQVIARVVTEKPDSQIVLFGSASEEEMIRELIRGLEGRISLAAGKTSVKQVAALIEQCDLLVCNDSGLMHAAVAVGTPVVAIYGPTDIRRTAPLGDQHTVIRHELPCSPCFKLEGDDQVHACSHHDCLMTIAPEEVFRAIARIWDEGSGYALRNSRVNIVLSG